TGTGGGAATTTAGGAAATTATAAATGTGGCACTTCAAATTACGTTGTGGAGGAGTGTTCATTAAAAGTGATTTTGGGACAAAACTTCCACTTCACTCCTTACACAAAAACACATTCCAGATGAAGCAAAGATAAAACCATAAAAGGAAAGCCATTAAAGAAATTACTTAATAATCTGAGTGTAGTATGACCCCAAACCTAGAAGCCATAAAAGATTGGTAAatccaaatacatgaatttttgtaagacaggaaaacaaaataccacaaacggAGTCAAATAACAGACTGAAGAAGAATTGTAATATATGTCACAAAGGGCTGTTTTTCATGATACCATAGAATAATGAACACGACTCAAGAGCAGAGAAATTAtgggaaaaaattacaaattattctatGTATGGAAAGATAATCATCTTGATTCATAATAAAAGACACAGCCCAGGCGTAGTAGCTCccgcttgtcatcccagcacttagggaggacaagatgggaggatcacttcagtccaggagttcaagaccagcctagggaacacagggtgaccccccatctctacaaaaaaaaattaaaaaattagctgagtatgttAGCATGTGCCAGTAGttccaaatacttgggaggctgaggtgggaggattgcttgagcccaggaagttgagtgtgcaatgagctgtgatagtgccactgcactccagtctgggcaacggaACAAGACCATCTcaaatatagtaataataataaaatttattttaaaatatatgtacatgaaTTAAAATCACAGCTAGAAGCCACCTTTTGAGAATATGTGGGTTGTGTGGAAACAGACACTCTCACATTGCTAGGGAGAGAAAAATGGATACAATCTCTATGAAGCAATTTGCCAATATCTACTAATGTACAGATTAAGAATATACAAAACTTTGAACCAGCAattcaactttcttctttttttttttttttttttgagatggagtcttgctctgttgcccaaactggagtgcagtggcacgattgactcactgaagcctccacctctgaggctcaagtgattctcctgcctcagcctccccagtagctgggattacagacatgtgccatcatgcctggctaatttttgtatttttagtagagatggggttttgccatgttggccaggctgatcttgaactcctgaccgcaggtaatttgcccaccttggcctcctcccaaagtgctaggattacaggcgtgagtcactgtgccagccGCAATTCAACTTTCTAGGAATCTGTCCTACAGACAGATGCACTTGTTTACAATAATATAAGAACGAGGATGTTCACTGATGCATTGTTTGTAATAGGAAAATACTGGAAATCTAAATATCCAACTATTGGGACTGTTAAATCATTACCATAGGTATGCACAATGGAACAAGGCAGCTCTATATGTATTCCTAAGTAAAACAAGTATAGCATacaatcatttttgtttttaaaaggatacATGTCACATGTATCAATAATATTAATGTTATGACATAATAGATGTTAAAAATGCTGACAtcataaaataaatctgaaaatatttccaagaaaCCATTACCACTAATGGCCTGTGGAGAGAATTGCAAGTCTGGCCTATAGGAATAATAAGGATGTTTACTTTTCCCTGTACCCTTTTTGACAATTTTGGATTTTGCATCTTTTGTGTGAATTatctttcattgtattttatgagttttaaggtttcattcattcattatttgctAAGCTTGTGCAAAGCCAAGAGTTGTCAGAAAAAGAGATACAGTAATCCCTGTCCTGAGGAGCTGATGGGCAGTGGGCCTTGAACCGCTTTACACTGAAATaatgggggaggggagcgggCGACCttataaatgcagattcctgggccccaccccaaaCTGACCGAATTAGAGTCCCACAGTGACAGAAGAATCTCCATTTTTGACGGGCTCCCGCTGGGATTCGGGTGCCTGCTCATCTGGAAGCCTCCATGAGAGGTAGTCAGCTGGCACAGTCCACGCAGGGCATAGGCGCGTTTTCTCATCCCTCCCTCGCAGCCACAGCCCCGCTCAAGGCGCGGAGGTGTCACCCGAGATTCGGGCCTCCCCTGCACTCTTCTTTAGGCCAAAACCGCTTTTTTGTCGCTTCTTTTCCTTTGCCACTGCCACCGCTCATCTCAGGACAGATCGACTGCCAAGTCGGCTGAGCCGGACCTTGCGCCACCGAGGCCCGGGGAGCGGAGGGGCGCGGGACCCTGCGACCCGCTTGAGAGGAAAGGACCGTAATGCAGTGACTGCGAGAGCAGGGAATGAGAGATGAATTAAGCTGTttagcaaaaagagagagagagaaaaaaaaagcagacatgaTTGGGGCAGAAGATAAATTGTAGGGGaaaccggaaaaaaaaaaaaacaccacgaCTCCGCCGGGACTCGAACCCGGAACCTTTGAATGCCTTCAGCCTCTAGAAGTCCAATGCGCTATCCATTGCGCCACGGAGCCACCTGTTGGAGTCTCGGCGCATCTGCCATGTTAAGCCAGAGGCGACGGTCCCGCTCTCTTCCGACCGCCTTTCTAGTCGTCAGTGTCGAGACCCCGCCGCCGCGCTCAGGGCACTGCCATCCGCCTTAGACACGGGCCGCAGGCTCCCGACCTCCCTGCAGTGGTCGCCCCTCAACTAGGTCGGCGACCCAGCTGAGCGAAGGGCGGCCGCCGTCCGCCGTCCCGGCTGGTCAGTGTGAGAGCAGCCGCAACCCGGTCTCCTGCCGGGTCCGGGCCCAGCCCTACAAATCACGGTCGCACTTTTCCCTCCCCGGCTCCCTTCCTGCCCCAAGCGCCCCGCCTACCAGGTCTCTCCGGCGGCCGCTCCCGCCCGGCCGGGACCCCGGAGTCGCAGGCCCAGGCCGGCCGTTGCACCGTTAAGCCGGGTCGGTGACGCCGAGCACTTACGTCGCGCCAGTGAGCGGCAGAGGCCGAGCGGCCGCCCCTTGGGCTACGAGACGTAGGCTGCGACCCCTTCTCGGGCCTGGGCTCTTCCCTCGCGGCCCGGGCCGCCTAGACCTGCCGCGGCGAGGTCTGTGTGCGTGCTTGTGCGTGTTTTATTTGCGCGGGGATCGGAAAAACGGGGTTTGGGTTGCATTTCGCTCCCCACAGACCCAGAGCCGAATTTCGGAGGTATCCGGGCTCTGGTGGACTGAGGGGGGCGACGCGCCCCGCTCCGCGGCATCCTCCGAGAGGTCGTTTTGCCCCCAGCACCTGCCTCCGAGGACGCTGCGCAGCCGTCCCGAGCCCGCGCGCCGGGGGCCCGCGGCTGTGTGGGCGGCATCTGGGAGGGTGACAGCACGCGTGGGAGCGCTGGGAGCATGCGTGTGCGGGTGCGTGCGGCCGGAGGGCGCGCTCCCGAGCGCGGCCGCGGGCTTTCCCGGGGGTGCGGGCGGCGGGGACGGCAGAAGGCCTGGCGTCAATGCCCGGAAGGGTGCGGTCGCCGCGGATCTGAGAAGTGGCTGGGTGGGGGCTAGCGGATCTCCAGTGTCCGCAGTGATCCCCATCCGCAAGACCCCGAAGCCCTTCGAAATAGACGGGCTAAGTAAAAGCCGCGTGGTTGCTGTGCAACTGGCGCAGCGAAACCGAACGCCCGGCCCCGCTCCAAATTGCTCTCCGCCGTCCCGGCCCCGCCCACGGAGGATTCGCCTGGCTGCCGCTGGGCGCGCTCTCTCGCGCGTCCAAAGCTTGTTTCTGCACCAAAGCCGCCAGCCGCTGCCCACCCAGTGCTCCACCCCTACCCCCCTGCCTCACTGCAGAATAGTCTCTGGCAGAGTTCAGCAAGGGAAAGGGAACTCCCGGGAAGAGTAGTGTGGTAGGGATTTTACGGTCTTAAATATTTGACTTAACCCCAAGACTAAGCTATGAGGCGGGTGCACACTACGTCTCCTTTAGAATATAAAGGAGGGAAACCAGCTAAGACAGGATAAAGAACTCGTGTAGGGACACCCAGCTAGTGAGCGTGGAGAACTGTGAAGAAGctgatattttgttatgtttgCAAACTAA
Above is a window of Saimiri boliviensis isolate mSaiBol1 chromosome 11, mSaiBol1.pri, whole genome shotgun sequence DNA encoding:
- the LOC141580467 gene encoding uncharacterized protein LOC141580467; the protein is MRAEERASLKGTYQERGLLFDPYLFWFQPSGSISDLELDSSFKAESEKKILSLTLDVQKELCKINKLWTRERARPAAARRILRGRGRDGGEQFGAGPGVRFRCASCTATTRLLLSPSISKGFGVLRMGITADTGDPLAPTQPLLRSAATAPFRALTPGLLPSPPPAPPGKPAAALGSAPSGRTHPHTHAPSAPTRAVTLPDAAHTAAGPRRAGSGRLRSVLGGRCWGQNDLSEDAAERGASPPSVHQSPDTSEIRLWVCGERNATQTPFFRSPRK